Part of the Actinomyces howellii genome, GTACGGCCTGGTCGTCCAGGCCGCCAAGCGCGCCCGCCAGATCAACACCTACACCCAGCAGCTCGAGGACAACCAGCTGGAGTTCTTCGGTCCGCTGGTCGAGGTCGAGGCTGTCGAGAAGCCCCTGGGTATCGCCCTGCGCGAGATCGCCGAGGACAAGCTCCAGGTCATCCCCGGTGACGAGGCCCGAGCCCGTCGCGCCGAGGCCGAGGAGGCCCGCCGCGCCGCCGAGGCCGACATGTTCTCCGACATCGTGCTCGACGGACCGACCCCGGTCGACGAGACGGGGACGCCGGCCACGGGCGCCGACGACTTCCAGTTCTAGGCCCCGGGCCCGCACCCCGGTCGCCACGAGGAGATCCGTGACAACGGGACCGTCGAGGAGCGAGCGCGCCGCACCCGCGCCAGGGGGGCGGCGCGTCGTCGTCGGCGTCTCAGGGTCGATCGCCGCCTACAAGGCACCCTTCGTCATCCGTCTGCTCAGGCAGGCCGGGCACGAGGTCAAGGTGGTGCCCACCGCCGCCGCCCTGCGCTTCATCGGCGCCCCCGCGCTGGCGGCTGTCTCCGGCGGGCCCGTGGCCTGCGGGGTGTTCGACGACCCGGCGGCGGTCGAGCACGTCGCCACGGGGGAGTGGGCCGAGCTCGTCCTGGTCGCCCCGGCCTCGGCGGACCTCATCGCCCGCGTGGCCGCGGGACGGGCCGACGACCTCCTGACCGCCACCATCCTGACCACGACCGCGCCGGTCGTCCTGGCCCCGGCGATGCACACCCAGATGTGGCTCAACCCCGCGACCCGGGACAACGTGGCGACCCTGCGCCGCCGTGGCCTGACCGTCGTCCCTCCGGACAGTGGGCCGCTGACCGGAGGCGACGAGGGCCCCGGGCGACTCCCCGAGCCCGAGGTGCTCGTCGACCGGGCGCTGGCGGTGCTCGGGGAACGCGGTGGCCGCGGTCAGGCCCGGCCCGACCGTGACCTGACCGGCCTTCACGTCGTGGTCAGCGCGGGAGGCACCCGCGAGCCGATCGACCCGGTGCGCTACCTGGGCAACAGGTCCTCGGGCCGGCAGGGCCTGGCCGTGGCCCGCGCCGCGCACGAGCGCGGCGCCCGCGTCACGCTCGTGGCGGCGCATGTCGAGGACCGCCTGCTCGACACCCTGCCCGCGGGCGTCGAGGTCGTCATGGTAGGCACCGCCGTCGAGCTGGGCGAGGCCGTCCGCCTCGCCGCCCGCGACGCCGACGTCGTCGTCATGGCCGCCGCCGTGGCCGACTTCCGACCGGCGTCGGTGTCGGCCACGAAGATCAAGAAGCACCGCCCGGGTGACAGCGGCGGGGCCGCCGGGACGGGTGTTCTCGAGCTGGTGGACAACCCCGACGTCCTCGCCGGGCTCGTGGCCGACCCTCCCCGGCGTGACGGCCGCACCCTCGTCGTGGGCTTCGCGGCCGAGACCGGTGACGGTGACGGCGACGTCCTGGTGCACGGCGCCGCCAAGGCCAGGCGCAAGGGCGCCGACCTCCTGGCCGTCAACGCCGTGGGCACGGAGCGGGGATTCGGGGACGTGCCCAACTCCGTCGTCGTGCTCGACGCCGACGGCAGGCAGGTCGCGCGGGCCTCGGGGACCAAGGAGGAGGTGGGCAGGGCTCTCGTGGGTCTCATCGCCGACCGCCTGCGAACCGAGGTCCCCCGCCCCGGGTAGTCTGGGGCCGTGACTTCCTCCCTCCGTCTGTTCACCTCCGAGTCCGTCACCGAAGGGCACCCGGACAAGGTCTGCGACCGCATCTCGGACGCCATCCTCGACGCCATCCTCGAGCAGGACCCCGCCGCCCACGTCGCGGTCGAGACGGTCGTGACCACCGGGCTGGTGCACGTCGTCGGCGAGGTGAGCACGACGGCCTACGTCGAGATCCCGGACATCGTCCGCCAGGAGATCGTCCGCATCGGCTACACCTCCTCCGAGGTGTGCTTCGACGGCGCGTCCTGCGGGGTGTCGGTGTCGATCGGCCAGCAGTCCCCGGACATCGCCGCAGGGGTCGACAAGGCACTTGAGGTCCGCGAGGACCGCGCGGACATCGACCCCCTGGACTTCCAGGGCGCAGGGGACCAGGGGCTCATGTTCGGCTACGCCTGCACCGACACCGCCGAGCTCATGCCCGCCCCGATCCACCTGGCGCACCGCCTGGCCGAGCGGCTCGCCCTCGTGCGCAAGGAGGGAGTCGTCACGGGGCTGCGCCCCGACGGCAAGACCCAGGTCACCATCGGCTACGACGGGATGACCCCGGTGAGCCTCGCCCACGTCGTCGTCTCGACCCAGCACGACCCGGACCGCTCGCAGTCCTGGATCGCCGACGCCGTGACCACGGAGGTCATCAACCCGGTGCTGGAGGCCTCCAGGGCCGCGGGGCTGGACCTGGACGCCTCGGGGACGACCGTCATGGTCAACCCCTCGGGGAAGTTCGTCATCGGCGGCCCTGCCGGGGACGCGGGCCTGACGGGCCGCAAGATCATCGTCGACACCTACGGGGGCGTGGCGCGCCACGGGGGCGGGGCCTTCTCCGGCAAGGACCCCTCGAAGGTGGACCGCTCGGGGGCCTACGCGATGCGGTGGGTCGCCAAGAACGTCGTGGCCGCGGGCCTGGCTCGCCGCTGTGAGGTGCAGGTCGCCTACGCCATCGGCGCAGCGCACCCCGTCGGCATCCACGTCGAGACCTTCGGCACCGAGACGGTTCCTGTCGAGCGGATCGTCGCCGCCGTCTCGGAGGTCTTCGACCTGCGTCCTGCGGCCATCGTCCGTGACCTGCGTCTGCTCGAGCCGATCTACCGCGAGACGAGCGCCTACGGCCACTTCGGACGCCCCGGCTTCACGTGGGAGAGGACCGACCGGGTTGAGGCGCTGCGCGCCGCGGTCTAGCCGGGGGTCGGGATGCGTCAGGCGCAGGGAGCGGGCCGCATGAGCCGGTCGGCGCCGCGCCAGGGTGAGCTGCTTGCCGTGCCTGCTCCTGCGCAGCGCAGGGTCGCCGGCGGGCAGGTCGACGAGCCCGTGGCACGCGTGCTCATCGACTCCGGCGTGGCCCACCTCGACCGCACCTTCGACTACCTCGTCCCGGCTGAGCTCGACGCCGCCGCGGTCGTGGGCGCCCGGGTGGTCGTGCGCTTCGGTGGCCAGGAGACGCACGGCTGGATCTGGGAGCGGGCAGCGACGACGACCCGTCCCGGCAGGCTCGTGCCGCTGCGCCGGGTCGTGTCCGACCTGCCGGTGCTCACCGCCGCGACGATGACCCTCATCGAGGCCGTCGCACAGCGCTCGGCCGGGGTCCGCGCCGACGTCGTGCGCCTGGCCGTGCCCGCCCGGCACGCCCGGGCGGAGGAGGCGGCTCGTCGCGAGCCGAGGGCGGAGCCGGCGTGCTGGACGCCGCCGGAGCCGGGTGACTGGGAGGTCTACGACGGAGGCGGCGCGCTCCTGGCCTGCCTGGCGGCAGGAGGCGCGCCACGGGCGGTCTGGACTGCGCTGCCGGCGCTGCCCGGGGTCGTGGGCCACTGGATGGTGCTGGCGGCGCAGGCTGCCAGGGCGGCGCTCAGCTCGGGTCGGGGCGTGCTTCTCATCGTGGCCACCGCCTCCCAGGCCGGCGAGCTGGCCGCCGCGCTCGGTGAGCACCTTCCCGGGGAGCCGGTGGCCGTGCTCAGCGCGGAGCTCGGCTCCGAGCGCCGGTACCGGACCTTCGTCGAGGTCCTGCTCGGTCGGGTGCGTGTCGTGGTCGGTACCCGCGCCGCCGCCTTCGCTCCCGTGGTCGATCTGGGACTGGCGCTCATCTGGGACGACGGGGACGACCGGCTCGAGGAGCCTCGCGCCCCCTACGTCCACGCCCGCACCGTGCTCGCCCTGCGCTCGGCGACCGAGGGCTGCGGCATGGTCGTGGCGGGGCACTCCAGGACGGTCGAGGCCCAGGGCTATGTCGAGCGGGGATGGGCGCAGGACCTCCGTGCCTCGCGGACTACCGTCCGGCGCGCCGTGGCACGTGTCGAGGTCCCCGGAGCACCCGAGCTCGACGCCGAGGGAGCCTCGGGGGCGGCCCGTTTTCCGTCCCTGGCGCACCGGGCGGTGCGCCAGGCCCTGGAGCGGGGACCGGTTCTCGTCCAGGTCCCCCGCGCCGGGTACGCTCCGGCGCTGGCCTGCGCGCGGTGCCGCGCCCCGGTGACCTGCCCGGCGTGCGGGGGACCGGTGTCGATGGACGCCGGCCAGCGCCTGGGCTGCAGGTGGTGCGCACGGATGGTGACCTCATGGTCGTGCGCCGAGTGCGGCCACGCCGAGCTGCGGATGGTCAGGGTCGGCTCCGGCCGGACGGGCGAAGAGCTGGGGCGCGCCTTCCCCGGGGTGCCGGTGGTCGTCTCCGGGGCCTCCCAGGGGCACGGCGTCGTGTCCTCGGTCGACGGCTCCCCACGCCTGGTCGTGGCCACCCCGGGGGCCGAGCCGGTCGCGCAGGGAGGGTACCGGGCGGTCGTGCTCATGGACGGCGCGGTCCTGTCGGCCCGCCCCGAGCTGGGGGCGGCGGCGCAGGCGCTGCGACGGTGGACCAACGCCGTCGTCCTGGCCCGTCCCGATGCGCGGGCCATCCTCCTGGGCGGCCCCGCGCCCGTGGCCGCCCAGGCACTCGTGCGCTGGGACCACGCCGGCTTCGCCCGCCGTGAGCTGGACGAGCGTGCCGAGCTGCACCTTCCTCCCGCCTGGCGCACCGCCCGCCTCGACGGCGAGCCGACAGCGGTGCGTGCGGTCCTCGAGGAGATGGAGGCCATCGGGTTCGAGACCCTGGGTCCGGT contains:
- the rpoZ gene encoding DNA-directed RNA polymerase subunit omega, whose protein sequence is MLGTSAQPEGITSPPIDDLLEKVDSKYGLVVQAAKRARQINTYTQQLEDNQLEFFGPLVEVEAVEKPLGIALREIAEDKLQVIPGDEARARRAEAEEARRAAEADMFSDIVLDGPTPVDETGTPATGADDFQF
- the coaBC gene encoding bifunctional phosphopantothenoylcysteine decarboxylase/phosphopantothenate--cysteine ligase CoaBC, whose amino-acid sequence is MTTGPSRSERAAPAPGGRRVVVGVSGSIAAYKAPFVIRLLRQAGHEVKVVPTAAALRFIGAPALAAVSGGPVACGVFDDPAAVEHVATGEWAELVLVAPASADLIARVAAGRADDLLTATILTTTAPVVLAPAMHTQMWLNPATRDNVATLRRRGLTVVPPDSGPLTGGDEGPGRLPEPEVLVDRALAVLGERGGRGQARPDRDLTGLHVVVSAGGTREPIDPVRYLGNRSSGRQGLAVARAAHERGARVTLVAAHVEDRLLDTLPAGVEVVMVGTAVELGEAVRLAARDADVVVMAAAVADFRPASVSATKIKKHRPGDSGGAAGTGVLELVDNPDVLAGLVADPPRRDGRTLVVGFAAETGDGDGDVLVHGAAKARRKGADLLAVNAVGTERGFGDVPNSVVVLDADGRQVARASGTKEEVGRALVGLIADRLRTEVPRPG
- the metK gene encoding methionine adenosyltransferase — its product is MTSSLRLFTSESVTEGHPDKVCDRISDAILDAILEQDPAAHVAVETVVTTGLVHVVGEVSTTAYVEIPDIVRQEIVRIGYTSSEVCFDGASCGVSVSIGQQSPDIAAGVDKALEVREDRADIDPLDFQGAGDQGLMFGYACTDTAELMPAPIHLAHRLAERLALVRKEGVVTGLRPDGKTQVTIGYDGMTPVSLAHVVVSTQHDPDRSQSWIADAVTTEVINPVLEASRAAGLDLDASGTTVMVNPSGKFVIGGPAGDAGLTGRKIIVDTYGGVARHGGGAFSGKDPSKVDRSGAYAMRWVAKNVVAAGLARRCEVQVAYAIGAAHPVGIHVETFGTETVPVERIVAAVSEVFDLRPAAIVRDLRLLEPIYRETSAYGHFGRPGFTWERTDRVEALRAAV
- a CDS encoding primosomal protein N' family DNA-binding protein encodes the protein MSRSAPRQGELLAVPAPAQRRVAGGQVDEPVARVLIDSGVAHLDRTFDYLVPAELDAAAVVGARVVVRFGGQETHGWIWERAATTTRPGRLVPLRRVVSDLPVLTAATMTLIEAVAQRSAGVRADVVRLAVPARHARAEEAARREPRAEPACWTPPEPGDWEVYDGGGALLACLAAGGAPRAVWTALPALPGVVGHWMVLAAQAARAALSSGRGVLLIVATASQAGELAAALGEHLPGEPVAVLSAELGSERRYRTFVEVLLGRVRVVVGTRAAAFAPVVDLGLALIWDDGDDRLEEPRAPYVHARTVLALRSATEGCGMVVAGHSRTVEAQGYVERGWAQDLRASRTTVRRAVARVEVPGAPELDAEGASGAARFPSLAHRAVRQALERGPVLVQVPRAGYAPALACARCRAPVTCPACGGPVSMDAGQRLGCRWCARMVTSWSCAECGHAELRMVRVGSGRTGEELGRAFPGVPVVVSGASQGHGVVSSVDGSPRLVVATPGAEPVAQGGYRAVVLMDGAVLSARPELGAAAQALRRWTNAVVLARPDARAILLGGPAPVAAQALVRWDHAGFARRELDERAELHLPPAWRTARLDGEPTAVRAVLEEMEAIGFETLGPVPVAEHGPAGTSGSAGASAPAARGLVRAEPGRGRELAVALRHLQRERAARRQDPLRVHLDPTGLW